From Rhodanobacteraceae bacterium, the proteins below share one genomic window:
- a CDS encoding VapC toxin protein: protein MAAGYLLDTNICIYWLNTRPAGIIERLRRIPAGDAAMSVVTWGELLYGAAKSRHKALVRRNLEALAAAIPPLPLPADTAQRYGEVRAALERKGTPIGGNDLWIAAHALAVGFTLVTNNEREFKRVSMLKIENWTKAS from the coding sequence ATGGCGGCCGGTTATCTGCTCGATACCAACATCTGCATTTACTGGCTGAACACGCGCCCGGCGGGCATCATCGAGCGTCTGCGCAGAATACCGGCTGGCGATGCGGCCATGTCGGTGGTGACCTGGGGCGAACTGCTGTACGGCGCGGCCAAGAGCCGACACAAGGCGCTGGTGCGCCGCAACCTGGAAGCGCTGGCCGCTGCGATTCCTCCGCTGCCGCTGCCGGCGGACACGGCGCAACGGTACGGTGAAGTGCGTGCCGCGCTTGAACGCAAGGGCACGCCCATCGGCGGCAATGATCTTTGGATCGCCGCGCATGCGCTGGCGGTCGGCTTCACGCTGGTCACAAACAACGAACGCGAGTTCAAGCGCGTGTCCATGCTGAAAATCGAAAACTGGACGAAAGCTTCCTGA
- a CDS encoding 4-hydroxybenzoate polyprenyltransferase has product MARKRNPSKRKQPARPVTQEELPLLDLRAADLPIAPPPDTSRPEDASPRSTRTIEFLLRASPVRWRDKARDLLVLVRMDRPIGALLLLWPTWWALWLAADGFPPWKYLIVFTVGVFVMRAAGCAMNDFADRKLDPLVQRTAGRPLAAGRVKPWEAVLTFVVLALVGFALVLAFTNQLTIYLSFAGAALAALYPFSKRYTQLPQVVLGAAFGWGIPMAFAAITNGLPPVCWLLFLGNVLFSTIYDTEYAMVDRDDDLRAGAKSTAILFGDADLPILGILMVTLLFTLLLVAQRAQLEWPFLIGLAVALLLFAWQLWNMRWRQRDACFAAFRNNNWVGGVVWLGMVVALTMK; this is encoded by the coding sequence ATGGCCCGCAAACGCAACCCGTCGAAACGCAAGCAGCCGGCGCGTCCCGTCACGCAGGAAGAACTGCCGTTGCTGGACTTGCGTGCGGCCGACCTGCCGATCGCGCCGCCGCCGGACACCTCGCGCCCCGAAGACGCGTCGCCGCGCTCGACGCGCACCATCGAATTCCTGCTGCGCGCGTCGCCGGTGCGCTGGCGCGACAAGGCGCGCGACCTGCTGGTGCTGGTGCGGATGGATCGCCCGATCGGCGCGTTGTTGTTGTTGTGGCCGACGTGGTGGGCGTTGTGGCTGGCGGCCGACGGTTTCCCGCCGTGGAAGTATTTGATCGTGTTCACCGTGGGCGTGTTCGTGATGCGTGCGGCCGGCTGCGCGATGAACGATTTCGCCGACCGCAAACTCGATCCGCTGGTGCAACGCACCGCGGGGCGGCCACTCGCGGCCGGACGCGTGAAGCCGTGGGAAGCCGTGCTGACCTTCGTGGTGCTGGCGCTGGTCGGCTTCGCGCTGGTGCTGGCGTTCACCAACCAGCTGACGATCTATCTTTCCTTCGCGGGCGCCGCGCTGGCCGCGTTGTATCCGTTCTCCAAGCGCTACACGCAACTGCCGCAAGTGGTGCTGGGCGCCGCGTTCGGTTGGGGCATTCCGATGGCGTTCGCGGCGATCACGAATGGATTGCCGCCGGTGTGCTGGCTGCTGTTCCTCGGCAACGTGCTGTTCTCGACCATCTACGACACCGAATACGCGATGGTCGATCGCGACGACGACCTGCGCGCCGGCGCGAAGTCCACCGCGATCCTGTTCGGCGATGCCGACCTGCCGATCCTCGGCATCTTGATGGTCACATTGTTGTTCACGCTGCTGCTGGTCGCGCAGCGCGCGCAACTCGAATGGCCGTTCCTGATTGGTCTGGCCGTGGCGTTGCTGCTGTTTGCGTGGCAGCTGTGGAACATGCGCTGGCGCCAGCGCGACGCCTGCTTTGCCGCGTTCCGCAACAACAACTGGGTAGGCGGCGTGGTCTGGCTTGGGATGGTGGTCGCGCTGACGATGAAGTGA
- a CDS encoding PDZ domain family protein, which yields MSRVQHLSVFARFAAIFLFGLAASLGAGSAWADAADAHIAKPEDTPYPGTLQIHVDASDTRQGIFRVHETIPVQSGELTLLYPKWIPGNHSPSGPIDMLAGLQVTANGKPLKWKRDTYDVYAFHIDVPQGVADIEVNFQYLSGRTPAQGIEMTSKMLDLAWNEVSLYPAGYYSRQIKVEPSVTFPAGWQFGTALEVAHQNRASQSGGTVTFKPTTYNTLVDSPIYAGKYFKRVDLDPGAKVPVNLDIVADAPKDLEITPEQLQVHRNLVTQAYKLFGSHHYDHYDFLFSLSDHLGANGLEHHQSSEDGMGPDYFTNWDDNAPNRDLLAHEFTHSWNGKFRRPADLWTPNFNVPMGDSLLWVYEGQTQYWGYVLTARSGMWTPEQFRDALAMTAANYDRNRPGFEWRTLEDTTNDPTAAERASLPYRSWQMSEEYYSGGQMMWLAVDAKIRALTHDEKSLDTFAKTFFGVDNGSFVTRTYTYDDVVNALNGVVKYDWAGFLDRYVDELEPPFTKGLEATGWKLVYTDKESPYEKQYESNPESARHIFNFTYSIGLTLTKDGSINDVRWNGPAFKAGIGSGGTVVAVNGQAYKASVLKQAITAARDSQQPIELLIKYEGEYTKVPVDYHGGLQYPHLVRIDGTPDYLSQIIAAKK from the coding sequence ATGTCCCGTGTGCAGCACCTGTCGGTTTTCGCCCGCTTCGCGGCGATATTCCTTTTCGGCCTTGCCGCGTCGCTCGGCGCCGGCAGCGCATGGGCCGACGCGGCCGACGCGCACATCGCGAAGCCCGAGGACACGCCGTATCCCGGCACGCTGCAGATCCACGTCGATGCCAGCGACACGCGCCAGGGCATCTTCCGCGTGCACGAAACCATTCCGGTGCAGTCGGGTGAACTGACGCTGCTGTATCCGAAGTGGATACCGGGCAACCATTCGCCTTCGGGTCCGATCGACATGCTGGCGGGGTTGCAGGTCACCGCCAACGGCAAGCCGCTGAAGTGGAAGCGCGATACGTATGACGTGTACGCGTTCCACATCGACGTGCCGCAGGGCGTGGCGGACATCGAGGTGAACTTCCAGTACCTGTCGGGCCGCACGCCTGCGCAGGGCATCGAGATGACCAGCAAGATGCTGGACCTCGCCTGGAACGAAGTCTCGCTGTATCCCGCCGGGTATTACTCGCGCCAGATCAAGGTCGAACCCAGCGTGACGTTCCCGGCCGGCTGGCAGTTCGGCACCGCGCTGGAAGTTGCTCATCAGAATCGGGCTTCGCAATCCGGCGGCACGGTGACGTTCAAGCCGACCACCTACAACACGCTGGTCGATTCGCCGATCTACGCGGGCAAGTATTTCAAGCGCGTCGACCTCGATCCGGGCGCCAAGGTGCCGGTGAACCTGGACATCGTCGCCGATGCGCCGAAGGATCTCGAAATCACGCCCGAGCAGTTGCAGGTGCATCGCAACCTGGTCACGCAGGCGTACAAATTGTTCGGCTCGCACCATTACGACCACTACGACTTCCTGTTCTCGCTGTCCGATCACCTCGGCGCAAACGGCCTCGAACACCACCAGTCCAGCGAGGACGGCATGGGGCCGGATTACTTCACCAACTGGGACGACAACGCGCCGAACCGTGACCTGCTGGCGCACGAATTCACGCATTCGTGGAACGGCAAGTTTCGCCGTCCCGCGGATTTGTGGACGCCCAACTTCAACGTGCCGATGGGCGATTCGCTGTTGTGGGTGTACGAAGGCCAGACGCAGTACTGGGGTTACGTGCTGACCGCGCGTTCGGGCATGTGGACGCCGGAACAATTCCGTGATGCGCTGGCGATGACCGCGGCCAACTACGACCGCAACCGCCCCGGTTTCGAGTGGCGCACGCTGGAGGACACTACCAACGATCCGACCGCTGCCGAGCGCGCGAGCCTGCCGTACCGCAGCTGGCAGATGAGCGAGGAGTATTACTCGGGCGGCCAGATGATGTGGCTGGCGGTGGACGCGAAGATTCGTGCACTGACGCACGATGAGAAATCGCTGGACACCTTCGCCAAGACTTTCTTCGGCGTCGACAACGGCAGCTTCGTCACCAGGACTTACACGTACGACGACGTGGTGAACGCGCTGAACGGCGTGGTGAAGTACGACTGGGCCGGCTTTCTCGATCGCTACGTCGATGAGCTGGAGCCGCCGTTCACCAAGGGGCTCGAAGCAACAGGCTGGAAGCTCGTGTACACCGACAAGGAAAGCCCGTACGAAAAACAATACGAGTCGAATCCGGAATCAGCGCGCCACATCTTCAACTTCACGTACTCGATCGGCCTGACCCTGACCAAGGACGGCAGCATCAACGACGTGCGCTGGAACGGTCCGGCGTTCAAGGCCGGCATCGGTTCCGGCGGTACGGTGGTGGCGGTGAACGGGCAGGCCTACAAGGCCAGCGTGCTGAAGCAGGCGATCACCGCGGCCAGGGATTCGCAGCAGCCGATCGAATTGCTGATCAAGTACGAAGGTGAGTACACCAAGGTGCCGGTGGATTACCACGGCGGCCTGCAATATCCGCACCTGGTGCGGATCGACGGCACGCCGGATTACCTGTCGCAAATCATTGCCGCGAAAAAGTGA
- a CDS encoding PDZ domain family protein encodes MSKPIAFHPRPSRLATAVAALLLIAPFTGTAFADAADAHVPKPEDTPYAGTIRIAVDASDTNQGIFRVHETIPVQAGELTLLYPKWIPGNHSPSGPIDKLAGLVITADGKPLKWTRDKYDVYAFKVDVPQGVSSIDVQFQYLSARDHDEGPVEMTGDMLDLVWSKVSLYPAGHYTRDITFAPSVTLPAGWQFGTALEKVSQSGDTTTFKPTTYNTLVDSPMYAGRYFKRLDLAPGAKAPVHMDIVADSPKDFEVTPEQLQGLRNVVTQAHKLFESHHYDHYDFLFSLSDNLSGKGLEHHQSSEDGARPDFFIKWKDNWPTVGNLLAHEYTHSWNGKFRRPADLWTPNFNVPMGDSLLWVYEGGTQYWGFVLAARSGLWTPEQFRQAIAMVAANYDRNRPGFEWRTLEDTTNDPTIAQRAPLPYRNWQMSEEYYSAGQMMWLAADAKIRALTHGQKSLDTFAKNFFGVDDGSFVTRTYTFEDVVNALNAVAKYDWAGFLHRYLDEPNPPLASGIEDTGWKLVYTDQPNEYEKLISKRYHGDVGSAFGIGLSIGKDGEISDVRWNGPAFKAGIGSGETLVAVNGQAYSTDVLTDAVKAAKGGNAPIQLLLKYQDKYRTVPVDYHGGLQYPHLERIKGTTDYLSQIIKAK; translated from the coding sequence ATGTCGAAACCCATCGCGTTCCATCCACGTCCCTCGCGACTCGCCACCGCAGTCGCCGCGCTGTTGCTGATCGCGCCCTTCACCGGCACCGCCTTCGCCGATGCCGCCGATGCGCACGTCCCGAAGCCCGAGGACACGCCGTACGCCGGCACCATCCGGATCGCCGTCGATGCCAGCGACACCAATCAAGGCATCTTCCGCGTGCACGAAACGATTCCCGTGCAGGCGGGCGAACTGACCCTGCTGTATCCGAAATGGATTCCCGGCAACCATTCGCCCAGCGGCCCCATCGACAAGCTCGCGGGACTCGTGATCACCGCGGACGGCAAGCCGCTCAAGTGGACGCGCGACAAATACGACGTGTACGCGTTCAAGGTCGACGTGCCGCAGGGCGTGTCCAGCATCGACGTGCAGTTCCAGTACCTGTCCGCGCGCGACCACGACGAGGGCCCGGTCGAAATGACGGGCGACATGCTGGACCTGGTATGGAGCAAGGTCTCGCTGTATCCGGCCGGCCACTACACGCGCGACATCACCTTCGCGCCCAGCGTGACGCTGCCCGCGGGTTGGCAGTTCGGCACCGCGCTGGAGAAGGTTTCGCAATCGGGCGACACCACCACCTTCAAGCCGACCACCTACAACACGCTGGTCGATTCGCCGATGTACGCCGGGCGCTATTTCAAGCGCCTCGACTTGGCGCCGGGTGCCAAGGCGCCGGTGCACATGGACATCGTGGCCGACTCGCCGAAGGATTTCGAAGTCACGCCCGAGCAGCTGCAGGGCCTGCGCAACGTCGTCACCCAGGCGCACAAGCTGTTCGAGTCGCACCACTACGATCACTACGATTTCCTGTTCTCGCTGTCGGACAACCTGAGCGGCAAGGGACTGGAGCATCACCAGTCCAGCGAGGACGGCGCCCGCCCGGACTTCTTCATCAAGTGGAAGGACAACTGGCCGACCGTCGGCAACCTGCTGGCGCACGAATACACGCATTCGTGGAACGGCAAGTTCCGCCGTCCGGCGGATCTCTGGACGCCGAACTTCAACGTGCCGATGGGCGACTCGCTGCTGTGGGTGTACGAAGGCGGCACGCAGTACTGGGGCTTCGTACTCGCCGCGCGTTCCGGCTTGTGGACGCCCGAACAGTTCCGCCAGGCGATCGCGATGGTGGCGGCCAACTACGATCGCAACCGGCCTGGTTTCGAATGGCGCACGCTGGAAGACACCACCAACGATCCGACCATCGCGCAGCGCGCGCCGCTGCCGTACCGCAACTGGCAGATGAGCGAGGAGTACTACTCGGCCGGCCAGATGATGTGGCTTGCGGCCGATGCGAAGATCCGCGCGTTGACGCACGGCCAGAAATCACTGGATACGTTCGCGAAAAACTTCTTCGGCGTCGATGACGGCAGCTTCGTCACCAGGACCTACACCTTCGAAGACGTCGTGAATGCGCTGAACGCCGTCGCGAAATACGACTGGGCCGGTTTCCTGCACCGCTACCTCGACGAACCGAATCCGCCGCTCGCCAGCGGCATCGAGGACACCGGCTGGAAGCTGGTCTACACCGACCAGCCGAACGAATACGAGAAGCTGATTTCAAAGCGCTACCACGGCGACGTCGGCTCGGCGTTCGGCATCGGTCTCTCGATCGGCAAGGACGGTGAGATCAGCGACGTGCGCTGGAACGGGCCGGCATTCAAGGCCGGCATCGGCTCCGGCGAAACGCTGGTGGCTGTGAACGGGCAGGCTTACAGCACCGACGTGTTGACGGATGCGGTGAAAGCCGCGAAGGGCGGCAACGCGCCGATCCAGCTGCTGCTGAAGTACCAGGACAAGTACCGCACCGTGCCGGTGGATTACCACGGCGGCCTGCAATACCCGCATCTGGAACGGATCAAGGGCACGACGGATTACCTGTCGCAGATCATCAAGGCGAAATAA
- a CDS encoding putative amino acid permease, GabP family, whose amino-acid sequence MLGRFLRTGVNAMSLIQKIIRHKSVEQLQAEAGTAKDFRRSMGVWQLTAIGIGAIVGVGVFVLAPHEAALHAGPAIVLSFVIAGIGSACAALSYAEFAGMIPVTGSAYTYGYAVLGELPAWVIGWDLLIEYALIVAVVAAGTSNYLQSLIAQITGWHLPVFLQGAYGEGDGMVFNLLAAIVALLIAGLQIFRTEIGARFNTVVVALKVLGVAVVIIVGAFYVDTALWHPFIPKMVEHADGSSQYGWAGVMAAASIVFFACFGYDTLTTAAEESKNPQRDLPWAVVLSLLVSMAMYFGVSLVLTGMVPYAQLNVPAPVSAAFQDRGLHWISGVINVAAVCGIASVVFAFMLGAARIWFALSRDGLLPRWFAESHPKYNTPYRPTMILGIATAVTAGFIPLTELAKLVNIGTLSAFILICLSVLILRIRKPGLQRRFRTPFLYLLAPLGVLFSLFLIIGWPWRVDGHFQLIGGLDRDTYIRFIVWMLIGFVIYFGYGIRKSSLNRESQDLR is encoded by the coding sequence ATGCTCGGCCGGTTCTTGCGCACCGGGGTAAACGCGATGAGCTTGATCCAGAAAATCATCCGGCACAAATCGGTCGAGCAGTTGCAGGCCGAGGCGGGCACGGCGAAGGATTTTCGCCGCTCGATGGGCGTGTGGCAGCTCACTGCCATCGGCATCGGCGCGATCGTCGGCGTGGGCGTGTTCGTGCTGGCGCCGCACGAGGCCGCGCTGCATGCCGGCCCCGCGATCGTGCTGAGCTTCGTCATCGCCGGCATCGGCAGCGCGTGCGCGGCGCTGTCCTACGCCGAGTTCGCCGGCATGATCCCGGTGACGGGCAGCGCATACACCTACGGTTACGCGGTGCTGGGCGAGTTGCCCGCGTGGGTCATCGGCTGGGATTTGCTGATCGAATACGCATTGATCGTCGCGGTGGTGGCGGCAGGCACGTCCAATTACCTGCAATCGTTGATCGCGCAGATCACCGGCTGGCATCTGCCGGTGTTCCTGCAGGGCGCATACGGCGAAGGCGACGGCATGGTGTTCAACCTGCTGGCCGCGATCGTCGCGCTGCTGATCGCGGGCTTGCAGATTTTTCGCACCGAAATCGGCGCGCGCTTCAACACCGTGGTGGTGGCGCTGAAAGTGTTGGGCGTTGCGGTCGTGATCATCGTGGGCGCGTTCTACGTCGACACGGCGCTGTGGCACCCGTTCATCCCGAAAATGGTCGAGCACGCCGATGGTTCGTCGCAATACGGCTGGGCCGGCGTGATGGCGGCCGCCAGCATCGTGTTCTTCGCGTGCTTCGGTTACGACACGCTGACCACGGCCGCGGAGGAATCGAAAAATCCGCAACGCGACCTGCCGTGGGCGGTGGTGTTGTCGCTGCTGGTCTCGATGGCGATGTATTTCGGCGTATCACTGGTGCTGACCGGCATGGTGCCGTACGCGCAGCTCAACGTGCCGGCGCCGGTGAGCGCGGCGTTCCAGGATCGCGGCCTGCACTGGATCAGCGGCGTCATCAACGTGGCCGCCGTGTGCGGCATCGCCAGCGTGGTGTTCGCGTTCATGCTGGGCGCCGCGCGCATCTGGTTCGCGCTGTCGCGCGACGGCTTGCTGCCGCGCTGGTTCGCAGAAAGCCATCCGAAATACAACACGCCGTATCGGCCGACCATGATCCTGGGCATTGCGACCGCGGTCACGGCGGGGTTCATTCCGCTCACCGAACTCGCCAAGCTGGTGAACATCGGCACGCTGTCGGCGTTCATCCTGATCTGCCTGTCGGTGCTGATCCTGCGCATCCGCAAACCAGGACTGCAGCGCCGCTTCCGCACGCCGTTCCTGTACCTGCTGGCGCCGCTGGGCGTGCTGTTCTCGTTGTTCCTGATCATCGGCTGGCCGTGGCGGGTCGACGGGCATTTCCAGCTCATCGGTGGCCTCGATCGCGACACCTACATCCGCTTCATCGTGTGGATGCTGATCGGCTTCGTGATCTATTTCGGCTACGGGATCCGCAAAAGTTCACTGAATCGCGAAAGCCAAGACTTGCGATAG
- a CDS encoding ComF family protein → MPRNDICCARCALALETAAPLCGRCIKRAPPWDAAWAPFRYEWPLAQLEARFKFGGDLAAGRTLSWLWSASSAPFDLPDAIAPVPLHRSRLRRRGYNQALELAKPLAKHFGIPLLRDALQRRRATNAQTELTAIQRRRNVRGAFEACFNDSVPQHVAVLDDVFTTGATLAECARVLKRAGVKRVDVWALARAPARR, encoded by the coding sequence ATGCCGCGCAACGACATCTGCTGCGCGCGTTGTGCCTTGGCGCTGGAAACGGCCGCGCCGCTATGCGGGCGTTGCATCAAACGTGCGCCACCGTGGGACGCGGCGTGGGCGCCGTTCCGTTACGAATGGCCATTGGCGCAACTGGAAGCGCGCTTCAAGTTCGGTGGCGATCTCGCGGCCGGGCGCACGTTGTCGTGGCTCTGGAGCGCATCATCAGCACCGTTCGATTTGCCAGACGCGATCGCGCCGGTGCCGCTGCACCGGTCGCGCTTGCGCCGGCGCGGCTACAACCAGGCGCTGGAACTGGCGAAACCGCTGGCGAAACACTTCGGCATTCCGTTGCTGCGCGATGCGTTGCAGCGCAGACGCGCAACCAACGCACAAACCGAATTGACCGCGATCCAGCGCCGCCGCAACGTGCGCGGCGCATTCGAGGCGTGCTTCAACGATTCAGTCCCGCAACATGTCGCCGTGCTGGACGATGTGTTCACCACCGGCGCAACGCTGGCCGAATGCGCGCGTGTGCTGAAACGCGCGGGCGTCAAACGCGTGGATGTGTGGGCGCTCGCGCGTGCGCCCGCGCGCAGATGA
- a CDS encoding Glutathione S-transferase: protein MIDLHYWPTPNGHKITLFLEEAGLPYVIKPVDIGKGDQFKPEYLAISPNNKMPAIVDHDPVGGGAPLSVFESGAILVYLAGKTGKFIPKDARGKVECLEWLFWQVGGLGPMTGQYGHFHVYAPEKIPYAMERYRKEAERLLDVLDRRLRGRAFLTGDNYTIADMACYPWINPYSKAPLDLEPFAEVRRWHAAIAARPATQRAYAREGEVNRNAGQEMSDEEKKILFGQGARRS, encoded by the coding sequence ATGATCGATCTCCATTACTGGCCGACTCCCAACGGCCACAAGATCACGTTGTTCCTGGAAGAAGCCGGGCTGCCCTACGTCATCAAGCCGGTCGATATCGGCAAGGGCGACCAGTTCAAGCCCGAATACCTCGCGATCTCGCCCAACAACAAGATGCCGGCGATCGTCGATCACGATCCCGTCGGCGGCGGCGCGCCGCTCAGCGTGTTCGAATCCGGCGCGATCCTGGTCTACCTCGCGGGCAAGACCGGCAAGTTCATCCCGAAGGATGCGCGCGGCAAAGTCGAATGTCTCGAATGGCTGTTCTGGCAGGTGGGCGGCCTGGGTCCCATGACCGGCCAGTACGGTCACTTCCACGTCTACGCGCCGGAAAAGATTCCCTACGCGATGGAACGCTACCGCAAGGAAGCCGAGCGCCTGCTCGACGTGCTGGACCGCCGCCTGCGCGGACGCGCGTTCCTCACCGGCGACAATTACACCATCGCCGACATGGCGTGTTATCCGTGGATCAATCCCTATTCGAAAGCGCCGCTCGATCTCGAACCGTTCGCCGAAGTGCGGCGCTGGCACGCAGCGATCGCCGCGCGGCCGGCGACGCAACGCGCCTATGCGCGCGAAGGCGAGGTGAACCGCAACGCCGGCCAGGAGATGAGCGACGAGGAAAAGAAAATCCTGTTCGGGCAGGGCGCGCGCAGGAGCTGA